A window of the Henckelia pumila isolate YLH828 chromosome 3, ASM3356847v2, whole genome shotgun sequence genome harbors these coding sequences:
- the LOC140889309 gene encoding uncharacterized protein, producing MVFKDKKDLIASVKDYSVRVSRREYLVVESTCILGKIQCKNDSSTVRCHWGLRASFKEKTGYWKITRYGGSHTCISTNVGIDHHNLNSNMVAHTLLGIVRCDPSYEIKYIIESVKDKYGYPISYTKAWRSLKCAVEIVYGTWESSVQLLPKYMRALCKYNLGTIVDWKHLRNNEEIKTLNYCFWAFNPCTNGFRHYRKIISVNGTHLYTKYKHKMLIAVTLDANNQVLPLAFAIVDEETSDSWKWFLENVGRHVVCGENGVCLISDRHKGIVRAVEDLPYFKPPQGVHHFCLRHVCSNFNFRFKDVHLKDLCWEAGSQHQICKFDATMEAIKNKNILAHRYLEGISKEKWIMAHDGGWRRGVMTTNMSECLNSVLKGARRLPISAIVHLTHQKCVQYFIERVTKGQCMVQENQLWSDYARRKYEEWAKKSSEHRVVKYVVRSQTAQVATGGNSSRGQHMQVVRISTTDCSCGKWKIFGIPCSHAICTTKWHSLDPTTLVQPWYNISEYLATYEGIFEPLADERYWDRPTFELQHNPVRRERRRTGASDERGQ from the exons ATGGTTTTCAAGGATAAAAAAGATCTGATTGCATCTGTGAAGGATTATTCGGTCAGAGTTTCTAGGCGCGAATATCTTGTTGTTGAGAGCACATGCATTTTGGGGAAAATTCAATGCAAAAATGATTCTTCCACTGTCAGATGTCATTGGGGTCTTCGCGCATCTTTCAAGGAGAAAACAGGTTATTGGAAAATAACCAGATATGGTGGGTCTCATACATGTATATCAACCAACGTCGGCATAGATCATCACAACTTGAATAGCAATATGGTTGCACATACACTATTGGGCATTGTACGATGTGATCCTTCGTATgagattaaatatataatagagAGTGTGAAAGATAAATATGGATATCCAATCTCGTATACGAAGGCGTGGCGGAGTCTAAAATGTGCAGTGGAAATTGTTTACGGAACTTGGGAGAGCTCTGTTCAATTACTACCGAAATATATGCGTGCTCTTTGCAAATACAACCTTGGAACAATTGTCGACTGGAAGCATCTCAGAAACAATGAAGAAATAAAAACATTGAACTATTGTTTTTGGGCGTTCAATCCGTGTACTAATGGATTTCGACACTATCGAAAAATCATTAGTGTCAACGGTACACATTTGTACACAAAGTACAAACACAAAATGTTGATCGCTGTCACTCTGGATGCTAACAATCAAGTGCTACCATTGGCTTTTGCAATTGTGGATGAAGAAACGTCTGATTCCTGGAAATGGTTTTTGGAAAATGTTGGTCGGCATGTTGTATGTGGCGAAAATGGTGTGTGTCTAATATCTGATAGGCATAAGGGAATCGTGCGAGCCGTTGAAGATCTACCCTATTTCAAACCTCCACAAGGTGTGCATCATTTTTGTTTGCGGCACGTGTgctcaaattttaatttcaggTTCAAAGATGTGCATTTGAAAGATTTATGCTGGGAAGCCGGGAGTCAACATCAAATTTGTAAATTTGATGCAACAATGGAGGCAATTaagaacaaaaatattttggcaCATAGATATTTGGAAGGAATATCAAAGGAAAAATGGATTATGGCCCATGACGGAGGTTGGCGTCGTGGAGTGATGACGACCAACATGTCCGAGTGCTTAAACAGTGTGTTGAAGGGAGCTCGTAGACTGCCTATATCTGCAATAGTACACTTGACCCATCAGAAATGTGTCCAATACTTCATTGAACGTGTGACGAAAGGTCAATGTATGGTTCAAGAAAATCAACTGTGGTCGGATTATGCACGGCGAAAGTATGAGGAATGGGCAAAGAAATCTAGTGAACATCGTGTTGTTAAATATGTTGTACGATCACAAACTGCTCAGGTTGCGACCGGAGGAAATTCAAGTCGCGGCCAACACATGCAAGTGGTGAGAATATCAACAACAGATTGTTCATGTGGTAAATGGAAAATTTTTGGCATCCCGTGTTCTCATGCTATTTGCACCACTAAATGGCACTCGTTAGATCCCACGACACTTGTGCAGCCATGGTACAATATATCGGAGTACCTCGCAACGTATGAAGGAATATTTGAACCTCTTGCAGATGAAAGATATTGGGATCGTCCTACCTTTGAGTTGCAACACAACCCAGTTAGACGTGAAAGAAGAAGAACAG gagcATCAGATGAACGTGGACAATAG